A window of Leptotrichia wadei contains these coding sequences:
- the tyrS gene encoding tyrosine--tRNA ligase, which translates to MTELEIKQEVERQFNILSRGCDEIINENEFKKKLEKSISTNTPLRVKLGIDPTGSDLHLGHAVPLRKLKQFQDLGHDVFFLIGTFTGRIGDPTGKSETRKMLSEEQVMENIKTYLEQVKLILDLDKINVVYNADWLEKLSLSDALNLLSQFTVSQMISREDFSKRLSENKPVSLIEFMYPILQGYDSVELHADVELGATEQKFNLLRGRDLQKNFGQEQQICMIMPILVGLDGVEKMSKSLGNYIGVKDTPNDMFGKVMSISDELMENYYTMITDVPFERIEEIKAQIADGSLHPMEAKKQLGAEVVKIYYGEKAAKEARDWFENVFSKKNLDVDLPEVEVPYGEINVIDLLVKEAKLLGGTSEARRLISQGGFKINDEPIKDIKASVNIESGMIIRAGKKKIVKVK; encoded by the coding sequence ATGACAGAATTAGAAATTAAACAAGAAGTAGAAAGACAATTTAATATTTTAAGTCGTGGGTGTGATGAAATAATTAATGAAAATGAATTTAAGAAAAAGTTGGAAAAATCAATTTCAACAAATACTCCATTAAGAGTAAAATTGGGGATTGATCCAACTGGGTCTGATTTGCACTTGGGACATGCGGTACCTTTGAGAAAATTAAAACAGTTTCAAGATTTGGGGCACGATGTGTTCTTCTTGATTGGGACTTTCACTGGAAGAATTGGGGATCCGACTGGAAAATCTGAAACTAGAAAAATGTTGTCAGAAGAACAAGTTATGGAAAATATTAAAACATATTTGGAACAAGTAAAATTAATTTTAGATTTAGATAAAATTAATGTTGTTTACAATGCTGACTGGCTGGAAAAATTGTCGTTATCTGATGCGTTGAATTTGTTGTCACAATTTACAGTTTCACAAATGATTTCAAGAGAAGATTTTTCAAAAAGATTATCTGAAAATAAACCAGTTTCATTGATTGAGTTTATGTATCCGATTTTGCAAGGGTATGATTCAGTAGAATTACATGCAGATGTGGAATTAGGTGCGACTGAACAAAAATTTAACTTGCTAAGAGGAAGAGATTTACAGAAAAACTTTGGTCAAGAGCAGCAAATTTGTATGATAATGCCGATTTTGGTTGGACTTGATGGAGTGGAAAAAATGTCTAAATCATTAGGAAACTACATTGGTGTAAAAGATACGCCAAACGATATGTTTGGTAAAGTTATGTCAATTTCAGATGAATTGATGGAAAATTATTATACAATGATAACTGATGTCCCTTTTGAGAGAATTGAAGAAATTAAGGCACAAATCGCAGATGGAAGTTTACATCCAATGGAAGCTAAAAAACAATTGGGAGCTGAAGTTGTAAAAATTTACTACGGTGAAAAAGCGGCTAAAGAAGCGAGAGATTGGTTTGAAAATGTATTCAGTAAAAAAAATCTTGACGTAGATTTACCAGAAGTGGAAGTTCCTTATGGAGAAATTAATGTAATCGACTTACTTGTAAAAGAAGCAAAATTACTTGGAGGAACAAGTGAAGCAAGAAGGCTAATTTCACAAGGTGGATTCAAAATAAATGACGAGCCAATAAAAGATATTAAGGCAAGTGTCAATATCGAAAGCGGAATGATTATTAGGGCTGGAAAAAAGAAAATTGTGAAAGTGAAATAG
- the acpS gene encoding holo-ACP synthase, with the protein MEIYGIGTDIIEISRIEKAIKQTSLFKRKVYTEKEIEHVEKKKHPYSSYAGRFAAKEAVSKAFGTGVHGFSLSDIEILNDELGKPYVTLYNVIKEKAQGLTIQISISHSREYAVSTVIIYKK; encoded by the coding sequence ATGGAAATATACGGTATTGGGACAGATATTATTGAAATATCCCGAATTGAAAAGGCGATTAAGCAGACAAGCCTTTTTAAAAGAAAAGTTTATACAGAAAAGGAAATTGAGCATGTTGAGAAAAAGAAACATCCGTATTCTAGTTACGCGGGGAGATTTGCGGCAAAAGAGGCAGTTTCTAAGGCATTTGGGACTGGAGTGCATGGATTTTCGCTAAGTGATATTGAGATTTTGAATGATGAGCTTGGGAAGCCTTATGTGACACTTTATAATGTGATAAAGGAGAAGGCGCAAGGACTTACAATTCAGATTAGCATTTCACATAGCAGGGAATATGCAGTTAGTACGGTTATTATTTATAAAAAATAA
- the whiA gene encoding DNA-binding protein WhiA — translation MSYSANLKREIFNLENSDKESVYSELFGIFIAKNVITENGIYFSTENVSLAKRIYSNLRAVTGIPIQLKYVISKRLGTHKLYEVILFPTQHNQQEYKSFLKKIYFHKNFSVVENEKQLAGIIRGFFLSCGYIKSPEKAYAMDFFVDSEDSATYLYYLFKQMGKKVFQTEKKNKSLVYLRNSEDILDIIFLIGGINSFFEFEEVTINKEIRNKINRNMNWEIANETKKLSASEKQIHIIKVIDQKLGLSELTDILSETAKLRLENQEMSLQELADLMEISKSGIKNRFRRLETIYKGLVEN, via the coding sequence TTGTCTTATTCAGCAAATTTAAAAAGAGAAATCTTTAATTTGGAAAATTCTGATAAGGAGAGTGTTTATTCAGAACTTTTTGGGATTTTTATAGCAAAAAATGTGATTACAGAAAATGGAATTTATTTTAGTACGGAAAATGTGTCGCTTGCCAAAAGAATTTATTCAAATTTACGTGCAGTAACAGGTATTCCAATCCAGTTAAAATACGTTATTAGTAAACGGCTTGGAACACACAAGCTTTATGAAGTCATACTTTTTCCAACTCAGCATAACCAGCAGGAATACAAATCATTTTTAAAAAAAATATATTTTCACAAAAATTTTTCAGTTGTGGAGAATGAAAAACAGCTGGCTGGCATAATCAGGGGCTTTTTTCTTAGCTGTGGATATATAAAGTCTCCAGAAAAAGCCTATGCAATGGATTTTTTTGTAGATAGCGAGGATTCTGCCACTTACTTGTATTATTTGTTTAAGCAAATGGGGAAAAAGGTTTTTCAGACGGAGAAAAAAAATAAGAGCCTTGTTTATTTGAGAAATTCAGAGGATATTTTGGATATAATTTTTTTGATTGGCGGAATAAATTCATTTTTTGAATTTGAGGAAGTTACAATTAATAAGGAAATTCGGAATAAAATTAATAGAAACATGAATTGGGAAATTGCAAATGAAACGAAAAAATTGTCAGCTTCCGAAAAGCAAATTCACATAATAAAGGTAATTGACCAGAAATTGGGGCTTTCTGAATTGACAGATATATTAAGTGAAACGGCAAAATTACGTCTAGAAAATCAAGAAATGTCTTTGCAGGAATTGGCAGACTTAATGGAAATTTCCAAATCTGGAATAAAAAACCGATTTAGACGGCTGGAAACAATTTATAAAGGACTGGTAGAAAACTAA
- a CDS encoding glutaredoxin has protein sequence MFWRNDFRDEVGKSKVFTLLIMILGLFFINQINYSVGNSQVKKIQIEYFGRKDCKNCANLEKFLKELSTKRDDFEYVEHKIDESKEEKAFFDETATKLKLVKGTPIIYVDEHIIQGFNTAETTGKEIEELIDSGKTKDKILSLKEYLESGQAGKGNVSSNGAVCTGDKVCEIPGLTKRAERQVLVNIPIINKTIDLTNYSLLTMSIVLGTIDGFNPCAMWVLVLFLTALIAVGNKVKMFRVAGLFILAEAVMYFLILNAWIYTWDFVGLDKWVTPIVGIVGIAGGIFFIKNYLKKGDTLECEVTDFEQRAKISRKVKDIANKPFTLLTALAIIGLALSVNVIEFACSIGIPQTYTKILQINEVPFWARQFYTFIYIIGYMIDDIIVFWFALMSINKLQLTTKYSKWVNLFGGILMIILGLIMLIKPSLLIM, from the coding sequence ATGTTTTGGAGAAATGATTTTAGAGATGAAGTAGGAAAAAGCAAAGTTTTTACATTACTAATTATGATTTTGGGATTATTTTTTATAAATCAAATTAATTATTCTGTTGGAAATAGTCAAGTAAAGAAGATACAAATTGAGTATTTTGGGAGAAAAGATTGTAAGAATTGTGCTAATTTGGAAAAGTTTTTGAAGGAATTGTCGACTAAAAGGGATGATTTTGAGTATGTGGAGCATAAGATTGATGAGAGTAAGGAGGAAAAGGCTTTTTTTGATGAAACTGCGACAAAGTTGAAACTTGTAAAGGGAACTCCGATTATTTATGTTGATGAGCATATCATTCAAGGATTTAATACAGCAGAAACTACTGGAAAAGAAATTGAAGAGCTGATAGATTCTGGAAAAACTAAAGATAAGATTTTGAGTTTGAAGGAATATTTGGAAAGCGGGCAAGCTGGAAAGGGGAATGTGAGCAGTAATGGTGCGGTTTGTACTGGAGATAAAGTTTGTGAAATTCCAGGACTTACAAAAAGGGCTGAACGTCAGGTGCTTGTAAATATTCCAATTATTAATAAGACGATTGATTTGACAAATTATTCTTTATTGACAATGTCAATAGTTTTAGGAACAATTGATGGATTTAATCCTTGTGCTATGTGGGTTTTAGTTTTATTTTTGACAGCCTTGATTGCAGTTGGAAATAAAGTTAAGATGTTTAGGGTTGCTGGACTATTTATTTTAGCTGAAGCTGTTATGTATTTTTTGATTTTAAATGCATGGATTTATACTTGGGACTTTGTAGGATTGGATAAATGGGTAACTCCAATTGTCGGGATTGTCGGAATCGCTGGAGGAATTTTCTTTATTAAAAATTATTTGAAGAAAGGCGATACTTTAGAATGTGAAGTGACAGATTTTGAACAAAGAGCAAAAATTTCAAGAAAGGTAAAGGATATAGCCAATAAGCCGTTTACGCTGCTTACAGCGCTTGCAATAATTGGTTTGGCACTTTCTGTGAATGTAATAGAGTTTGCCTGTTCAATTGGAATCCCTCAGACATATACGAAAATTCTTCAAATAAATGAAGTTCCATTTTGGGCAAGACAGTTTTATACTTTTATTTATATAATTGGATATATGATAGATGACATAATAGTTTTCTGGTTTGCACTAATGAGTATTAATAAATTACAATTAACTACTAAATATTCAAAATGGGTAAATTTGTTTGGTGGAATTTTGATGATTATTTTGGGACTTATAATGCTGATTAAACCTAGTTTACTTATAATGTAA
- a CDS encoding toxin-antitoxin system YwqK family antitoxin → MKKNNSKKILFIAGMMILSAVAYGKDVFANYGTNFGKVRLSQLSSPNMEDVKRLDSSTYELTGSGEYRIMEEGGRRLVVNLNNGILNGKYDEYYANGNRFTLGNYINGKKEGEWTVYTENGQVWKKYQYKNDQLDGRYTSYYAKTGAQETVGNYENGKMTGTWTEYYENGSRKSQGNYSDGQKNGLFTEWNMSGGKKSEIDYVNDEINGKMNVYYENGSPLYEANLNGETGTVKGYYTNGSLGFDGSFRGRRRTGTWTYYDKAGNPRKVSY, encoded by the coding sequence ATGAAAAAAAACAATAGTAAAAAAATATTATTTATTGCTGGAATGATGATATTATCAGCGGTTGCATATGGAAAAGACGTATTTGCAAATTATGGAACAAATTTTGGAAAAGTTAGGTTATCACAACTTAGTTCTCCGAATATGGAAGATGTGAAAAGATTAGATTCCAGTACTTATGAATTGACAGGAAGTGGAGAATATAGAATTATGGAAGAAGGCGGAAGAAGACTTGTTGTTAATTTAAATAATGGAATATTAAATGGGAAATATGATGAATATTACGCAAATGGAAATAGATTTACATTGGGAAATTATATAAATGGGAAAAAAGAGGGAGAATGGACTGTTTATACTGAAAATGGGCAAGTCTGGAAAAAATATCAATACAAAAATGATCAGCTAGATGGGCGTTACACTTCATATTATGCCAAAACAGGTGCTCAAGAAACAGTTGGAAATTATGAAAATGGGAAAATGACAGGAACTTGGACTGAATATTATGAAAATGGTTCAAGAAAATCACAAGGAAATTACTCAGACGGGCAAAAAAATGGATTGTTTACCGAATGGAATATGAGCGGAGGTAAAAAATCCGAAATTGATTATGTAAATGATGAAATAAATGGGAAAATGAATGTTTATTATGAAAATGGAAGTCCTTTATATGAAGCAAATCTAAATGGGGAAACTGGGACTGTAAAGGGTTATTATACAAATGGAAGCCTTGGATTTGACGGAAGTTTCCGAGGTAGAAGAAGAACTGGAACTTGGACTTACTATGATAAGGCAGGAAATCCTAGAAAAGTAAGTTATTAA